From one Magnolia sinica isolate HGM2019 chromosome 18, MsV1, whole genome shotgun sequence genomic stretch:
- the LOC131232345 gene encoding uncharacterized protein LOC131232345: MPTPPLAGSKSRPGSCQIPFPDPKCLFIGNLPFSCSTEDLFKIFQWYGWIAEVHLPMFPGTSKPRGYDFVRYFYEDDAQAVKGVLDGKRIDGRVASEVHIAATQLGIETPPSNRRWKKQGPPPNPGIPGVGRVTTNPSGITRRLAELELSLVGSTGGRDCSILQIIDGFRESRFRASVIDVVRLFVTPRIFQYLGFTI; the protein is encoded by the exons ATGCCCACGCCTCCTCTCGCAGGATCCAAATCTAGGCCAGGATCTTGCCAGATCCCTTTTCCAGATCCAAAATGTCTGTTCATTGGTAACCTACCATTCAGTTGCTCAACGGAAGATCTCTTCAAAATCTTCCAGTGGTACGGGTGGATTGCAGAGGTTCATCTTCCCATGTTTCCAGGTACGAGCAAACCTAGAGGGTACGATTTTGTTAGGTATTTCTATGAGGATGATGCTCAGGCTGTGAAAGGGGTTCTTGATGGGAAAAGAATCGATGGAAGAGTG GCCTCAGAAGTTCACATTGCTGCGACCCAGCTAGGCATTGAGACACCCCCCTCTAATAGACGCTGGAAGAAGCAGGGTCCTCCCCCCAATCCGGGGATCCCCGGAGTCGGCAGGGTTACAACAAACCCATCGGGCATCACTAGAAGACTTGCTGAGTTAGAGCTCAGTCTAGTGGGTTCAACAGGAGGTAGAGACTGTTCCATTCTCCAGATTATAGACGGATTCAGGGAATCCCGTTTCAGAGCATCCGTAATTGATGTTGTTAGGCTCTTTGTAACACCTCGTATTTTCCAATACTTGGGTTTTACTATTTAG